From the genome of Triticum aestivum cultivar Chinese Spring chromosome 1A, IWGSC CS RefSeq v2.1, whole genome shotgun sequence:
CTCATGTTCTTACCTAGAAAATATTGACCAATAAGGCAATAACATCTTCTGCAGCAAAATTTTCGGGAAGCGTACCTTGTCTGACTGAAAAACTGTCTGTCAATTCAGAGATAGAAGAAACAGAGGATCATGTTTATTACATACTCTTCCCGTGCTGTGGGGCACGTTAATCAGTAGTCACCCTCCTCCCGTAACCTGCTGCAGGCGTGTCTGTGAATTGCTGCAGTTGCTACTGACAATCGTGGAGGAAGGAACGGTGACACCCAGCGTTTAACCAGGTGAAGAATCTAACTTTAACTTCAACCATCCCGCTTTGTCCTTCCTTTTGTAATTGGCAAGCCTAAATATTAATTAATTACTAATTAGCTGGCTTGATTTTGTTGTGCATGCCCTAGATTTTGATACACGCTAGGCGGATAACGGATCTTAATTAGTGGCTAATAACAGAACCCTATATATTCCAGCAAAATTAAAATAGATAATACCAGCTAGAATCCTGTAACACATGGAAGTAGGGGATTGATGTCATTAAAGATATGTTCTCCATTCATGCTCCTCGAATTTTGAGTAATTTTGACTAACAAAAACGAGCTATATGCCATAGAAAATATATAATTGAAACTATATTCGACATAATTTTTCAGTGGTATAATTTTCATGGTGCATTCGACATAAAGCAGGCCAGGGCTCCACAAATAGTAACTCTAGGTTCCAAGTTTTCAAACAAATATTGCATTACAGTGAAAACGTGAAAAATAAAGCAGACCAGTGCTATAGAAACAATAGCTCTGGACTCCAAGTCTTCCAACAATACAATGTTGCTTTATAATGAAAATATGAGAAAATAAAGCAGCCCAGGGCTGCAGAAACATGACTGTTTGTTCCTGGTACACAGGACAGAATACGGGTAGGAATTAGCCAATTACAGCTACATTCTCGTCACCAACCAAGTTTCGCACTTTTTCCACAAGATCGGAGAGGAGAGGACTGGCTGTCTTCTTCACGCCGCAATCAGTCCCTGCAAAGAACATGCAGCTTTCAAGGTTAGACATGATCTTTGAAGCCTTTTCCAATGACTTCAGGAATTCATTGAGCTGGGTAGTGTCCTGGCCAGGTTGCAACATTAAATCCGCAATCTGGCCACAAAGCTTCACGATTCTTAGACAGTCAGCTCTGTCCTCACAATTTTCTTCTACTATATCCCTGAGCTTCCCCAAAAATTTACTTTCCACGGGAGAAATCTTTCGAGCCACATCATCGAAGTCTTCTGCACTCATCAGTTTGTCACGCATCACAAAAGTAAGCGACAATAACGCTTCTCGGTATTCCATTTCAGCTTTTAGCTCCTCACTTGACTTTTCAGGTGACTTCTTGATTTGGCCACTGCGTTTGAGCCTCAGTTGATTTTCTTCATCAAATCTTGCCCGTTTCCTTTCCCATCGAGACATTTTTCTCTGACCTCTCTTTTCTTTGGGGAGGTCTCGTGTACTGGCCAGTACTTCCATGAGGACCTGCAACATAATGTAACTTTGTAAAGTACAAAAACTTGACCATAAGATATTGCTTAAGGGGTATCAGCAACACTGTTGTCGTGCCTACTGGAATAATAGTATTGTGCCAGAGATAAGTAGATAAGCAGATCTCTAAGCTAACCTTTGGCAGCAAGTCTTTCTTCACATTATCCTTGTCCAATGTATGGTGAGTGCACAAGTTCTCCAAGATCTCCAATGCTACTGTCCTGTATGTGATGTCGTTCTTAGAATCAAGTATTTCATTGGGACAATCAGCAATGCTGTTCTGTTGATTTTTTATGAACTTAGAGATAGTTTCCATCTTGGAAAGCAATGCCAGTGATTTCCCAGCCGTAACTCTAAGCTTTCCTTTGTCCCCTTTACCATCTTTCTCCTTGTTCAAACCATCTTTGTCCCCTTCATCCTCAGTAAGGAATATCTGCAACTGCTTTCTGATTAGATTTTCTTTTGTTTCGGTGCTGAGGTTGGCTGACGAATCAATGGCCAGTTCTGTCAGGATTTCTATGGCTCGCATCTGTAGTTCTGTACCATCATTTTTTCCCTGATAAAGAATTCTCTCCAGGTTGCTCAGTGCATGCTCGTTGGAACAGATTTTGTGGACCAGATCACTTCTGCCAATCCAGTTTGGAGCACGGATTAACCTGTGTATCACTTTGAGTGACCCATTCACTACATCGTCACATGCACTTACATTGATATCTTGGATTAGTGTCTCAGAGTACAGAGGTGCCATGATCTTAGGGATGAGACCAGAAGTATTGCATATGTCGTTGCAGTTGTGTTGATCGAAGACGAGCTTCTCAAGAATTGTCAGGCCTTGTAGAATCAGCTCATTCCAGCAATCTCCTTTGCTGCCAAGTTCTCCATCTTGCGGAATGTCACCACCTTGATTTCTGACAATTTTTGCTTTGTTGTCCTCGGTGCCTTTGAGAACAGAAATTGATTTTTTCTTAGGGAAACCAGCAACTCTTCTTCGTCTATATTCCTCTATGCCTTTGGCAAGAGAAATAAAACTTTCCCTAGCACCGTCAGCATCTTTTTTTGACTCACTAACAGTAACATGATTGGTTCCTTGTTGGTTGTTCCAATACGGCAGGGTGGTATCAAACAGGGAGGATATGCAGTGTATGGCCCCTGGGAACTGGGACAGATGAATGTCACCGGCAAGGTATGCGACGATACTGGCGACGACCTCCCTGAGCTCTCTGTTGCTGCATCTCCATCCTAGCGTATCAATCAGCTTCTGAATCTTTGGTCTTGAGGGGAGTAGCAGGGACCTTACATCTGCGTCCAGCTTAATGAAGTTGTCGAGAATCCTTGCTCCTGAGAGGTAGTCTTTCTGCGATTCCGAGTCAATCAAATCAACAGCATAGTTGATCAAATTCCTACCATCTAGGGATGTAGGGTCTCGCCAGCATTTTGCTCGGGTATCATATAGGTAATCTAAAATTGTTATGCTGCCCCACTTTTCTGGTAACTGAGATTCTTCCCGGAACAAAACCACAACCCACATCACTGACATATCCATCAGCCACCATATGAAGAAGAGCACACCTTGGCCAATAACCAAACAGTAGAATATGTTCAGTGCTGGCACCAGGTTTGCTTTGTTGTCATCACATGCGGTGTTGCAATAATCGTGCTGCCATAGGCGCCACAGTGAGAGCACAGTGCATGCAACAGGCCCAAGTTCATAAACGATCCATGCCATTAGAACCACGACCAGGGCTGGCAAGGATAGTATTTGGACAATGACAACTTGTACCGACAGAATGACTTGTACCGGTAGATACCCTTTTTGTGCATACCAATTTTGTGTAAACTGTTTCCTGGGATCTGTTAAAAATTTCCTCACAAGCTTTCCCGTTAGGTTCAAAAATGTAGGGAATAGGTTGTCCCCTGAGTCGTTGAAGATCCTGTGTGTCAAATTGCAAATGTGTCGTTAGTGCCCGGGCATTAATATAGATTGAGTCAGTTAGTATTTATTTGTTTTGGCCGAAATCGACAAGCAGAGAAGGATTTCTACCATAAGAAGAAGAAAGTTATCCAGATAATTGAGAAGAAAAAAAAGCGGTTTAAACCCCCATATGAGACAGGAGACATGGTACATAGAACAAGATCAATAGCACCATCTGCCCACAGCCAACGTAGGACAAACTTCTTCCCCAACAAAAGGTAGAACAAACTCAACACGCGCCACTGGAAGACCCCACATCATTGTGATGACCTATGGCATCCGTGATATGGTGACTCTGACTTCACAACAACAATAATGCTGCCACGACAAAAGTCTGTGTACTGACTATGTGTGCACCTTTTTAGCCGATTAGGTAAGCTTGTTAGCTATATTTTTGGATTGGGCTTAGTCCACGCCTTCACGTACTGGTTCCCGGGATGGCACAAACGCCAAGGTTCATCGTGGACGTCTTCCTTGGGCTGTTAGAAGCTCTTTCAGTTGCTAACAGAATAAAAGGAAATGAGTGAGAAAAGCTGCAATGTATTGCATGCAAAGCAAACTCTTGTGTCATCGAGTTCTTCGTGTGAGTGAGTGTATTGTGCGGACAATTGGCATCACACAGCATGGTTGCGGTCCGGTGGATATGGAGGGAGCAAGGCGGCGCCCGAGAACCAAGGATGCTCTAGCTAGAACACGACATGGCAACAGCGGATGTGTTCGCCCTCACGCTTGTCCACGAGGCATGCGTGGACTCGCACTATCCGCTGGAGCAAGGTTGCCACGCCTATGGTGCAGAGGCGTGAGATCTCTCTGCCTACCATGCTCCCGACGCTGACACAGAGCAACTATGAAGACTGGTTGTTGCTGATGAGAGCCATCCTGCAGACGCGTGGGCTGTGGGACGCCATGGACATCGGGGGTTACTAACTACCATGATGATCGAGCAGCTCTCGAGGCCGTGCTCCAGGCGGTGCCCTCGGAGATGCCCGTCGTCCTCTGCAGCAAGCAGACGACGAAGGAGACCTGGGACACACGGTCAAGATGATACGCATGGGCTCGGCCGCCTTTGTGAGGCAAAGGCCCATGCCCTTTGTCGGGACTTCAAGGATATCTGCTTCAAGCCCGGTGAAAGCGTCAATGATTTTGCCATGCGTCTCAGTGGGCTCGTCAACAACCTCACCATCCATGTCCATCCGGTCTCTGACAGTGGTGTCGTGCGCAAGTTTTTGCGTGTTTGCCCCACATGTACGCTTAGGTGGCGCTCTTAGTCGAGACCCTCGTCGACCTCGACACACTCATGATTGAGGAGCTTACCGACGGGCTCAAGGTGGAGCAGGAACAGGTCGACTAGGACGACAAGGGAGATGCCGGTATGCGACTACTGCTCACTGAGGAATAATGCCATGCGCGTAGAAGCATGACACCAACAATGGCGCATGTAGGTGTGGCCCATCTAACGCACAGCGGCACGGCAGAGGCTGTGGAGGAATAGGCAAAGGCCCTACCGGTACTAACACCGTTGAGGGCAAGAGCGGCGGCGACAACTATCCACATCGTGACAAGTGCCACTACTGCGACATCATAGACCACTGGTACATAAGAAAAACAGCGAGGAGGCTCAAGCTCTCCTTACCCAAGGCCAAGCCGGAGACGATGAAGAAACATGCCTTGTAATGATTGAGGTCCCCTTGGCGATCACAAACAATGCAGGCAAAAATGCTGCCATGGCAGCTAAAAACGCTGGCAGACAGCCACTCTAGAGGCACCTGAAAATGCTGCCATGGCAACAAAACCGGCGATCGCTAATGCTACCGACGAGCGTGTCTTCCTCAATGAAGAGCATGCTTGCATTGTTCTCTGGTGCTCCCTGGAGGATGTCGACGCCACCTGGTATATTGAGATTCTCGACACCGATGCATCCAACGGCATGACCG
Proteins encoded in this window:
- the LOC123181588 gene encoding uncharacterized protein, which produces MAWIVYELGPVACTVLSLWRLWQHDYCNTACDDNKANLVPALNIFYCLVIGQGVLFFIWWLMDMSVMWVVVLFREESQLPEKWGSITILDYLYDTRAKCWRDPTSLDGRNLINYAVDLIDSESQKDYLSGARILDNFIKLDADVRSLLLPSRPKIQKLIDTLGWRCSNRELREVVASIVAYLAGDIHLSQFPGAIHCISSLFDTTLPYWNNQQGTNHVTVSESKKDADGARESFISLAKGIEEYRRRRVAGFPKKKSISVLKGTEDNKAKIVRNQGGDIPQDGELGSKGDCWNELILQGLTILEKLVFDQHNCNDICNTSGLIPKIMAPLYSETLIQDINVSACDDVVNGSLKVIHRLIRAPNWIGRSDLVHKICSNEHALSNLERILYQGKNDGTELQMRAIEILTELAIDSSANLSTETKENLIRKQLQIFLTEDEGDKDGLNKEKDGKGDKGKLRVTAGKSLALLSKMETISKFIKNQQNSIADCPNEILDSKNDITYRTVALEILENLCTHHTLDKDNVKKDLLPKVLMEVLASTRDLPKEKRGQRKMSRWERKRARFDEENQLRLKRSGQIKKSPEKSSEELKAEMEYREALLSLTFVMRDKLMSAEDFDDVARKISPVESKFLGKLRDIVEENCEDRADCLRIVKLCGQIADLMLQPGQDTTQLNEFLKSLEKASKIMSNLESCMFFAGTDCGVKKTASPLLSDLVEKVRNLVGDENVAVIG